The proteins below are encoded in one region of Lactuca sativa cultivar Salinas chromosome 3, Lsat_Salinas_v11, whole genome shotgun sequence:
- the LOC111919361 gene encoding uncharacterized protein LOC111919361 isoform X2, with the protein MALPLGKLTLIIGAGLVGSVLAKEGRLPSVYDVFSGASKVLKMIGNDDKPTSTPKRHSDSLMAQVNSLRQELQLLASNRPVTIVTTNGSSGANKYGVIIIVVVVGYGYVWWKGWKLPDMMFATKRSLSDATSAVAKQLDTVYSSLAATKRHLSTRIDRVDSSLDEVAELTAATKEEVSLIRGDTKVIALDVQSVHNAVYTLESKLSRIELKQDDTNLGVAKLLRTALTMEKQASVERIQGNPSSSSRPALELPQRAKRPLETAVSASGLKVFQEKAVESPTQGLNINITEDGSTSSRVFGRTFSGISSVFSRARPPSK; encoded by the exons ATGGCACTTCCTCTGGGGAAGCTGACGTTAATCATTGGAGCAG GCCTTGTTGGGTCAGTTCTTGCTAAAGAAGGACGCTTGCCAAGCGTATATGATGTTTTCTCTGGTGCCTCAAAG GTACTTAAAATGATTGGAAACGATGATAAACCTACATCAACTCCAAAAAGACACAGTGACTCGTTAATGGCACAG GTGAACAGCCTAAGGCAGGAGCTACAACTCCTGGCATCAAATAGACCTGTTACCATTGTGACCACCAATGGTTCATCAG GTGCTAACAAATATGGTGTCATTATCATTGTTGTTGTCGTTGGATACGGATATGTTTGGTGGAAG GGTTGGAAGCTTCCTGATATGATGTTTGCTACAAAACGAAGCTTATCTGATGCCACAAGTGCTGTAGCTAAACAGCTTGACACTGTCTACTCATCACTTGCA GCTACCAAGAGACATTTATCTACAAGGATTGATCGTGTGGATAGCAGTTTAGATGAGGTTGCAGAACTTACAGCTGCTACAAAAGAGGAG GTTTCTTTAATACGTGGGGATACAAAAGTGATTGCTCTAGATGTTCAATCTGTACATAATGCTGTTTACACCCTG GAGAGTAAGCTTAGTAGGATTGAATTGAAACAG GACGACACAAACCTAGGAGTGGCTAAGTTGCTTCGTACTGCATTAACAATGGAAAAACAGGCTTCTGTGGAACGCATTCAG GGAAACCCATCAAGTTCATCAAGGCCAGCTCTTGAATTACCTCAGagg GCAAAGCGACCTTTGGAAACGGCTGTTTCTGCCTCTGGTTTGAAG GTTTTCCAAGAGAAGGCAGTAGAGAGTCCAACGCAGGGGCTGAACATAAACATTACAGAAGATGGGAGTACAAGCTCTCGGGTTTTTGGGCGCACATTTTCGGGTATAAGTTCGGTGTTCTCGAGAGCACGTCCTCCATCCAAATAG
- the LOC111919361 gene encoding uncharacterized protein LOC111919361 isoform X1 → MALPLGKLTLIIGAGLVGSVLAKEGRLPSVYDVFSGASKVLKMIGNDDKPTSTPKRHSDSLMAQVNSLRQELQLLASNRPVTIVTTNGSSGANKYGVIIIVVVVGYGYVWWKGWKLPDMMFATKRSLSDATSAVAKQLDTVYSSLAATKRHLSTRIDRVDSSLDEVAELTAATKEEVSLIRGDTKVIALDVQSVHNAVYTLESKLSRIELKQDDTNLGVAKLLRTALTMEKQASVERIQGNPSSSSRPALELPQRTLSLPPVQIEELQPSPPVSPKAKRPLETAVSASGLKVFQEKAVESPTQGLNINITEDGSTSSRVFGRTFSGISSVFSRARPPSK, encoded by the exons ATGGCACTTCCTCTGGGGAAGCTGACGTTAATCATTGGAGCAG GCCTTGTTGGGTCAGTTCTTGCTAAAGAAGGACGCTTGCCAAGCGTATATGATGTTTTCTCTGGTGCCTCAAAG GTACTTAAAATGATTGGAAACGATGATAAACCTACATCAACTCCAAAAAGACACAGTGACTCGTTAATGGCACAG GTGAACAGCCTAAGGCAGGAGCTACAACTCCTGGCATCAAATAGACCTGTTACCATTGTGACCACCAATGGTTCATCAG GTGCTAACAAATATGGTGTCATTATCATTGTTGTTGTCGTTGGATACGGATATGTTTGGTGGAAG GGTTGGAAGCTTCCTGATATGATGTTTGCTACAAAACGAAGCTTATCTGATGCCACAAGTGCTGTAGCTAAACAGCTTGACACTGTCTACTCATCACTTGCA GCTACCAAGAGACATTTATCTACAAGGATTGATCGTGTGGATAGCAGTTTAGATGAGGTTGCAGAACTTACAGCTGCTACAAAAGAGGAG GTTTCTTTAATACGTGGGGATACAAAAGTGATTGCTCTAGATGTTCAATCTGTACATAATGCTGTTTACACCCTG GAGAGTAAGCTTAGTAGGATTGAATTGAAACAG GACGACACAAACCTAGGAGTGGCTAAGTTGCTTCGTACTGCATTAACAATGGAAAAACAGGCTTCTGTGGAACGCATTCAG GGAAACCCATCAAGTTCATCAAGGCCAGCTCTTGAATTACCTCAGagg ACTCTATCTTTGCCACCTGTTCAAATAGAAGAGCTACAACCATCACCCCCTGTATCTCCCAAA GCAAAGCGACCTTTGGAAACGGCTGTTTCTGCCTCTGGTTTGAAG GTTTTCCAAGAGAAGGCAGTAGAGAGTCCAACGCAGGGGCTGAACATAAACATTACAGAAGATGGGAGTACAAGCTCTCGGGTTTTTGGGCGCACATTTTCGGGTATAAGTTCGGTGTTCTCGAGAGCACGTCCTCCATCCAAATAG